Proteins encoded in a region of the Candidatus Binataceae bacterium genome:
- a CDS encoding HAD-IA family hydrolase, protein MAILRVVFFDAAGTLFDARQPVGRTYARLAREFGLDLSDRAVTAGFRRAFGTSPELAFGKGHSEVQLRNLERAWWKAVVARTFEGLGDFPRFDDFFEALFAFFADPMHWEVDPEASATLCRLKQQGLELGVISNFDFRLYEILEALELKPHFSSVTISSQAGFAKPRREVFEAALAKHGLRPAEALHVGDSVRLDFEAAAAVGMSAALVDRGFAGPVSLEDRKARIRSLAYLKEVTQILGSA, encoded by the coding sequence ATGGCGATTCTGCGCGTGGTGTTTTTTGACGCGGCCGGGACGCTCTTCGATGCGCGCCAACCGGTTGGTAGAACCTACGCGAGGCTCGCGCGTGAGTTCGGGCTGGATCTATCGGACAGGGCGGTGACCGCCGGGTTTCGTCGCGCGTTCGGCACTTCACCAGAGCTTGCGTTTGGCAAGGGTCATTCGGAAGTCCAATTGCGCAACCTGGAGCGGGCCTGGTGGAAGGCGGTGGTGGCGCGGACCTTTGAGGGGTTGGGCGACTTTCCGCGGTTCGATGATTTTTTTGAGGCGTTGTTTGCTTTCTTTGCCGATCCGATGCACTGGGAGGTCGATCCTGAAGCTTCGGCAACGCTTTGTCGTCTAAAGCAGCAAGGACTTGAGCTTGGCGTGATATCTAATTTTGACTTCCGGCTCTACGAAATTCTGGAAGCTTTGGAACTGAAACCGCACTTCAGCTCCGTTACAATTTCCTCACAAGCCGGCTTTGCCAAACCGCGTCGCGAGGTATTTGAGGCGGCACTGGCCAAGCACGGCCTGCGGCCTGCCGAGGCGTTGCATGTGGGGGATTCGGTTCGGCTGGATTTCGAGGCGGCGGCCGCAGTCGGGATGTCGGCTGCGCTGGTCGACCGCGGGTTTGCCGGCCCGGTTAGCCTAGAGGATAGAAAGGCGCGGATTCGCTCGCTTGCCTATCTAAAGGAAGTTACGCAAATATTGGGTTCCGCTTGA
- a CDS encoding VOC family protein translates to MAENVRMRFDHVSFAVRSIDRAAEFFSRYFPMKERNPKTRDDQVSGAFYWQDFWLGGFVVEFIEDLPGSSGFVGKFIDKHGEGMHHLSIEVDHLRPLTEQLKRDGVRVVDEQEYSAGSATAFISPRSAFGALIQFWRVPDFDAPHPRPEPDGLAHFDHVSLAVKEIDQAKSFFTRYFNPTASGREPHLSNSEGNFIIANMQVAGFKLEFIQSPSQQVSNDFVARFITRHGEGLHHISIDLKDFDSTLGRLKRDGVRVVDEKRNRRGERQFFISPRDAFGVLVQVWDGL, encoded by the coding sequence ATGGCTGAGAATGTGCGGATGCGTTTCGATCACGTTTCTTTTGCCGTCCGCTCGATCGACCGCGCGGCGGAATTCTTTTCGCGTTACTTCCCGATGAAGGAACGCAATCCGAAGACGCGCGACGATCAGGTCAGCGGCGCCTTTTACTGGCAGGATTTCTGGCTGGGCGGGTTCGTCGTGGAATTCATCGAAGACCTGCCGGGCAGCTCCGGCTTTGTGGGCAAATTCATCGATAAGCACGGCGAAGGGATGCACCATCTGTCGATCGAGGTTGACCACCTGCGGCCCCTTACCGAGCAGCTTAAACGCGACGGCGTCCGGGTCGTTGATGAACAGGAATACTCGGCGGGTTCCGCTACGGCGTTTATATCACCACGATCGGCATTCGGAGCGTTGATTCAGTTCTGGCGGGTACCGGACTTCGATGCGCCGCATCCACGGCCGGAGCCCGATGGTCTTGCGCACTTCGACCATGTCTCTCTCGCAGTCAAGGAGATCGACCAGGCAAAGAGCTTCTTCACCAGGTACTTCAACCCCACCGCGTCGGGGCGGGAGCCGCACCTGTCCAACTCCGAAGGCAACTTCATCATCGCGAACATGCAAGTGGCAGGGTTTAAGCTTGAATTTATCCAAAGTCCGTCCCAGCAGGTGAGCAACGATTTTGTCGCGCGCTTTATCACGCGCCATGGCGAGGGGCTGCACCATATCTCGATTGACCTGAAAGACTTCGATTCAACCCTGGGACGCCTCAAGCGCGACGGGGTTCGCGTGGTTGATGAAAAGCGCAACCGGCGCGGAGAGCGGCAGTTCTTCATTTCGCCGCGCGACGCATTCGGCGTGCTGGTGCAGGTCTGGGACGGTCTCTAG
- a CDS encoding metallophosphoesterase → MKIVSFGDVHMATRNLERMGKVMSDCDLVILSGDLTNFGGIEDTRKVLSDVRRSCAKVLALSGNLDRREVMPFLESEGIDLHGKGRMIDGVGIFGCGGSNLTPFKTPTEFTEDEIYAALRSGYQQVHDLRPLVMVCHTPPFETKCDRILSGKAVGSTAARRFIEEVQPDICISGHIHESAAEDAIGATKIFNAGPFKGGGYIVAHIEGKSVNARLEFL, encoded by the coding sequence ATGAAAATAGTTTCTTTCGGCGACGTCCACATGGCAACTCGCAACCTCGAGCGGATGGGCAAGGTCATGAGCGACTGTGACCTCGTGATCCTGTCCGGTGATCTGACCAACTTCGGCGGAATCGAAGACACCCGGAAGGTATTGTCAGACGTGCGCCGGTCGTGCGCGAAGGTTCTGGCACTTTCGGGAAATCTTGATCGGCGTGAAGTAATGCCGTTTCTGGAGAGCGAAGGAATCGATCTTCACGGCAAGGGAAGGATGATCGATGGAGTCGGCATATTCGGGTGTGGTGGCTCGAACCTCACGCCTTTCAAGACTCCGACCGAATTTACCGAAGACGAGATCTACGCGGCGCTGCGCAGCGGTTACCAACAGGTCCACGACCTGCGCCCGCTGGTCATGGTGTGTCACACGCCGCCTTTCGAAACCAAGTGCGATCGTATCTTGTCGGGCAAAGCGGTTGGCAGCACTGCGGCGCGCCGCTTCATAGAAGAAGTGCAGCCCGACATCTGTATATCGGGCCACATTCACGAGTCCGCGGCCGAGGATGCGATAGGGGCGACCAAGATTTTTAACGCCGGTCCCTTCAAGGGGGGCGGTTATATCGTCGCGCATATTGAAGGCAAGTCGGTCAACGCGCGCCTGGAATTTCTTTGA
- a CDS encoding alpha/beta hydrolase has protein sequence MESKHVTVPRAQHTFDVKLGDHAVIRVRQHGNTAGPRLMLSHGNGLAIDGYFPFWGPLRERYEVVVFDFRNHGHNPLHHEDAHRWPRFVMDLEEVLQAINTELGHKRAAGVFHSLSGVTAALHALQFGPRFEALVLFDPPIFPPEGHVLRGDQTQDKNSLATRALRRTERYADPSILAGQFRARFTRWRPEAYELMARATLRHDSRAGCWKLACPRELEASVFSTNADPTLWERLGHLPVPTKLICGDPDLPEVMPPALIGRALAEQHGLPYEAIPGTTHFLQIEEPEKCVRAMESFLAPLGLAAV, from the coding sequence ATGGAATCGAAGCACGTTACGGTGCCCCGCGCGCAGCACACGTTCGACGTCAAGCTCGGCGACCATGCGGTAATTCGGGTCCGCCAACACGGAAACACGGCGGGACCGCGCCTGATGTTGAGTCATGGCAACGGTCTGGCCATCGACGGCTACTTTCCGTTCTGGGGACCGCTGCGCGAGCGCTACGAAGTGGTGGTGTTCGACTTTCGCAATCACGGCCACAACCCTTTGCACCACGAAGATGCGCATCGCTGGCCGCGCTTCGTCATGGATCTGGAAGAGGTATTGCAAGCAATTAACACAGAGCTCGGCCATAAGCGGGCCGCCGGAGTTTTTCACTCGCTGTCGGGCGTAACTGCGGCGCTGCACGCGCTCCAATTCGGACCGCGATTCGAGGCGCTGGTCCTGTTTGATCCTCCGATTTTTCCACCGGAAGGTCATGTGCTGCGGGGGGATCAGACGCAGGACAAAAACTCTCTGGCTACCCGCGCGCTACGGCGCACCGAACGTTACGCCGACCCTTCGATTCTCGCTGGACAGTTTCGGGCGCGATTTACTCGATGGCGGCCCGAAGCGTATGAGCTCATGGCGCGCGCGACACTGCGGCACGACTCGCGGGCGGGCTGCTGGAAACTTGCTTGTCCGCGAGAGCTCGAGGCCAGCGTCTTTTCAACCAATGCCGACCCGACCCTCTGGGAGCGGCTGGGCCACCTCCCGGTTCCAACCAAGCTGATCTGTGGGGACCCCGACTTGCCCGAAGTCATGCCCCCGGCGCTCATCGGACGTGCGCTCGCGGAGCAGCACGGCCTTCCGTACGAGGCCATACCTGGCACTACCCATTTCTTGCAGATCGAGGAACCGGAGAAATGTGTGCGCGCGATGGAGTCGTTCCTTGCGCCGTTAGGGCTGGCCGCGGTCTAG